One window of Candidatus Regiella endosymbiont of Tuberolachnus salignus genomic DNA carries:
- the mepS gene encoding bifunctional murein DD-endopeptidase/murein LD-carboxypeptidase — MVKSQILTKYILQIIPLIAVTTMLSACSTPQKSNSHASWKNSRYEPYNSQNTFETRFIKSKILKQYTGWKAVRYRFGGSSKKGIDCSAFVQLTFREQFGINLPRSTSAQQTVGKKIQRIKLKAGDLVLFRAGPTGRHIGIYLDNNKFVHVSAATGVTISSLNDQYWKKRYHTGRRVLHNSNRD, encoded by the coding sequence ATGGTTAAATCTCAAATTCTTACAAAATATATTTTGCAAATCATTCCTTTAATTGCTGTTACCACCATGTTGTCTGCATGTAGTACACCACAAAAATCAAACTCACATGCCTCTTGGAAAAATAGTCGATATGAACCATACAACTCGCAAAATACATTTGAAACCCGCTTCATCAAATCAAAAATATTAAAACAATATACGGGTTGGAAAGCCGTACGTTATCGTTTCGGAGGTAGCAGTAAAAAAGGGATTGATTGTTCTGCTTTTGTACAACTGACTTTCCGTGAACAATTTGGCATAAACTTACCACGCTCAACTTCTGCGCAGCAAACGGTTGGTAAAAAAATTCAACGGATTAAATTAAAGGCCGGGGATTTAGTATTATTTCGGGCAGGTCCCACTGGACGTCATATTGGTATTTATTTAGATAATAATAAATTCGTTCATGTATCTGCCGCTACTGGGGTAACAATATCTAGCCTTAATGATCAATATTGGAAGAAACGATACCACACTGGGCGTAGAGTATTACATAACAGCAATCGTGATTAA
- the rplY gene encoding 50S ribosomal protein L25, with protein MITINATVRDVKDQGKGASRRLRAKNKFPAVVYGGSEQAISIALEQDVIINLESKLGFYGEPLTLMIDGKANNVKVQAVQRHPFKPKFTHIDFMRV; from the coding sequence ATGATCACTATCAATGCAACTGTACGTGATGTTAAAGATCAGGGGAAAGGTGCGAGCCGCCGCCTGCGTGCTAAAAATAAATTTCCCGCGGTCGTCTATGGCGGCTCAGAACAAGCTATTTCCATTGCTCTTGAGCAGGATGTTATAATAAATCTTGAATCAAAACTGGGTTTTTATGGAGAACCCCTAACTTTAATGATCGATGGTAAAGCAAATAATGTGAAAGTACAGGCAGTGCAACGCCATCCATTTAAGCCTAAATTCACTCATATCGACTTCATGCGCGTGTAA
- the csrA gene encoding carbon storage regulator CsrA gives MLILTRRVGEKIMIGDGDHVIEVTILGIKGNQIRVGVGAPKDVSVHRQEIYERIQAEKSQPDVSE, from the coding sequence ATGCTTATTCTGACTCGTCGAGTTGGTGAAAAAATAATGATTGGCGATGGAGACCACGTTATTGAGGTTACTATTTTAGGAATTAAGGGCAATCAAATAAGAGTAGGTGTGGGAGCTCCAAAAGACGTGTCTGTTCACCGTCAAGAAATCTATGAACGTATTCAAGCAGAAAAGAGCCAGCCGGATGTCTCCGAATGA
- the murA gene encoding UDP-N-acetylglucosamine 1-carboxyvinyltransferase has translation MEKFQVEGVACLTGEVTISGAKNAALPILFASLLAEKPVELQNIPHLKDIDTTIKLLRRLGIKIERNGSVFIDASQVNKFRAPYELVKTMRASIWALGPLVARFGKGEVSLPGGCAIGARPVDLHIDGLKSLGVQIKLEDGYVKASVDGRLKGAHIKMKAVSVGATVTIMSAATLAEGITKIENAAREPEIVDTANFLNMLGAKISGAGTDSITIEGVNKLNRGGIYSILPDRIETGTFLVAAAISRGKIVCHNTCADTLEAVLAKLGDAGASIEIDKDKKQISLDMHGKRPKAVTLCTAPHPGFPTDMQAQFSLLNLVAEGRGVITETIFENRFMHVPELVRMGAKAEIKHNSVICYGVEKLSGAQVMATDLRASASLVLAACIAEGVTTIDRIYHIDRGYEKIEDKLSKLGANIKRIKDIKLSGMP, from the coding sequence ATGGAAAAATTTCAGGTGGAAGGGGTAGCTTGCCTGACAGGTGAGGTCACTATTTCTGGTGCAAAAAACGCCGCCCTGCCAATATTATTCGCTTCATTATTAGCTGAAAAGCCTGTGGAATTACAGAATATTCCGCATCTCAAAGATATCGATACCACCATTAAATTACTCCGCCGTTTGGGGATCAAAATTGAGCGGAATGGTTCGGTGTTTATTGATGCTAGCCAAGTTAATAAGTTTCGTGCTCCTTATGAATTGGTGAAAACGATGCGTGCTTCCATCTGGGCATTAGGACCCTTAGTCGCAAGATTTGGTAAAGGTGAAGTTTCTTTACCGGGTGGCTGTGCTATTGGTGCACGTCCGGTTGATCTACATATTGATGGTTTGAAAAGTCTAGGTGTCCAAATAAAGCTGGAAGATGGCTATGTCAAAGCCTCTGTCGACGGGCGTCTGAAAGGGGCGCATATTAAAATGAAAGCGGTCAGCGTGGGCGCAACAGTCACCATTATGAGCGCGGCAACGTTAGCCGAAGGCATCACAAAGATTGAGAACGCGGCGAGAGAACCAGAAATTGTTGATACCGCAAATTTTCTCAATATGTTAGGCGCAAAAATCAGTGGCGCGGGTACTGATAGCATTACCATCGAAGGGGTCAATAAGTTAAACCGTGGGGGGATATATTCTATACTTCCTGATCGAATTGAAACCGGTACTTTCTTGGTAGCTGCCGCCATTTCAAGAGGCAAAATTGTTTGTCATAATACTTGTGCTGACACTTTGGAGGCTGTATTGGCTAAACTTGGTGATGCCGGCGCTTCTATTGAAATAGACAAAGATAAAAAACAGATCAGCTTGGATATGCACGGCAAACGCCCAAAAGCTGTTACTTTATGTACAGCACCCCACCCCGGATTTCCAACAGACATGCAAGCGCAATTTAGTTTGCTTAACCTTGTTGCAGAAGGTCGTGGTGTGATCACTGAAACCATTTTCGAAAATCGTTTTATGCACGTGCCAGAATTAGTTCGTATGGGAGCAAAAGCAGAAATCAAACACAACAGCGTTATCTGTTACGGTGTTGAAAAACTTTCCGGGGCACAAGTTATGGCAACAGATCTACGTGCTTCTGCCAGTCTTGTCCTGGCAGCCTGTATTGCTGAGGGTGTAACTACCATCGACCGTATTTATCATATTGATCGCGGTTATGAAAAGATCGAAGATAAACTAAGTAAACTAGGTGCTAATATCAAACGGATAAAAGATATTAAATTATCCGGTATGCCGTAA
- a CDS encoding BolA family protein — protein sequence MDAAKVKELLMQAEALSLQDAHVSVEGSHFQVTVISEVFTDMNLRQKHQAVYAVLAEYIAKGSMHAVSIKAYTPQEWQRDRKLNGF from the coding sequence ATTGACGCTGCAAAAGTTAAAGAATTGTTGATGCAAGCAGAAGCATTATCACTACAAGACGCTCACGTCAGTGTTGAAGGTAGCCATTTTCAAGTGACGGTTATCAGCGAGGTTTTTACTGATATGAATCTTAGACAAAAACACCAGGCTGTCTACGCAGTATTAGCGGAATATATTGCTAAAGGCAGTATGCATGCTGTCTCAATTAAAGCCTATACACCACAAGAATGGCAAAGAGATCGCAAACTCAATGGTTTTTAA